One Pullulanibacillus sp. KACC 23026 DNA segment encodes these proteins:
- a CDS encoding LysR substrate-binding domain-containing protein: MDQSLLVFVTVAEQANFTRAADILHMTQPAVSNHVHSLEKQMGTKLLDRTNKYVKLNKAGEIVYHHAKQILGLYTKMESLLADLTQMASGALKIGSSFTFGEYILPHLIAKLHDQYPLIQPSVTIENSTHIIDSVLRHQLDIGIIEGGDFSATRVNITPFMEDKMSIVVSSNHPLLFKKNLVPKDLEKETWMIREEGSGTRVLQDTAFNQMGISPQDTMSFGSTQMIKESIEAGLGISLLSESTMRKELKWGSLSILKVDGFPMTRQFSLVLPDETYHTKATEVFITLLQSLQEF, encoded by the coding sequence ATGGACCAATCCCTTCTTGTCTTTGTGACTGTAGCCGAGCAAGCTAACTTCACACGGGCAGCTGACATTTTACATATGACCCAACCGGCCGTCAGCAATCACGTTCACTCCCTAGAAAAACAGATGGGGACAAAATTATTAGATCGGACCAACAAATATGTCAAACTTAATAAGGCTGGAGAAATTGTCTATCACCATGCCAAACAAATATTAGGCCTGTATACAAAAATGGAGAGCCTTCTCGCCGACTTAACCCAGATGGCTAGCGGGGCTCTAAAAATTGGTTCAAGTTTTACGTTTGGTGAATATATTTTACCGCACTTAATCGCCAAACTGCATGATCAATACCCTTTAATTCAGCCCAGTGTGACAATTGAAAACTCAACCCATATCATTGATTCCGTCCTTCGTCATCAGTTAGACATTGGCATTATTGAAGGCGGCGACTTTTCAGCGACACGTGTCAACATTACCCCTTTCATGGAGGATAAGATGTCCATTGTTGTCTCAAGCAACCATCCTCTATTATTTAAAAAAAACCTTGTCCCGAAAGACCTTGAAAAAGAGACATGGATGATTCGTGAGGAAGGGTCCGGGACAAGAGTACTGCAGGATACTGCTTTTAACCAGATGGGCATTTCCCCGCAGGATACCATGTCGTTTGGAAGTACACAGATGATAAAGGAATCCATTGAAGCAGGGCTTGGTATCTCGCTTCTTTCAGAGTCAACCATGCGCAAGGAGCTCAAATGGGGATCCTTGTCCATTTTAAAAGTGGATGGCTTCCCAATGACACGGCAATTTTCTTTGGTGCTGCCAGATGAAACCTATCATACCAAAGCAACAGAAGTGTTCATTACGCTTCTTCAATCTTTACAAGAGTTTTAA
- a CDS encoding GNAT family N-acetyltransferase, whose translation MVEIRRLQRGEEQMAYRLSDRVFRNDHQKSMGLAFPSIFLPDVISHSYGGFVDGELVAFFGLVPSTIKVGPARLQVYSIGSVCTHPGHRGQGYAAAILDQILEDLKQTEACLLLVSGDRSLYTRVGCRPFGQVNHYKVSRTSEPLNSGLTIREMEPQDLHACARLARERETGYDLSVQDFAILIEAEAYASCLNLHHKVLVLKNDGEVKAFLAAGIPNNLDDSAKATGIEWAGEPYDVVQLAKELLNREELTEISLPVPWHDSALQKALEGYEYQTKGNQGTILIINPDRLVEQAAPYYKQLRGSLSLSWNKGQGAGQLFIAGKTIQLSLEEMLQFFFNPEYKKGAVNGQALPFPYTAGLNYI comes from the coding sequence ATGGTGGAAATTCGCCGATTGCAGCGCGGTGAGGAACAGATGGCTTATAGATTGTCAGATAGGGTTTTTCGAAATGATCATCAAAAATCAATGGGACTAGCCTTCCCAAGCATCTTTTTGCCAGATGTTATTTCGCATTCGTATGGCGGATTTGTTGACGGAGAACTAGTGGCCTTCTTTGGACTCGTTCCTTCGACGATTAAGGTAGGGCCGGCCAGGCTTCAAGTTTACTCCATCGGGTCGGTCTGTACACATCCTGGCCACCGTGGTCAGGGCTATGCCGCCGCTATTCTTGATCAGATTCTAGAAGATCTGAAGCAAACGGAAGCCTGCTTGCTGCTTGTTTCTGGTGATCGGTCCCTATATACCCGTGTCGGATGCAGGCCCTTTGGACAGGTGAATCATTATAAAGTTTCTAGGACTTCCGAACCGCTTAATTCTGGCTTGACAATAAGGGAGATGGAGCCTCAGGATTTGCATGCCTGTGCTCGTTTGGCAAGAGAACGTGAGACGGGCTATGATTTGAGTGTTCAGGACTTCGCAATCCTTATTGAAGCAGAGGCTTATGCGAGCTGTTTGAACCTGCATCACAAAGTGCTAGTCCTTAAGAATGACGGCGAAGTTAAAGCCTTTTTGGCAGCGGGTATTCCTAATAATTTGGATGACTCTGCAAAGGCGACTGGAATTGAGTGGGCAGGGGAACCTTATGATGTGGTTCAGCTTGCAAAGGAGCTGCTAAACCGTGAGGAACTGACAGAAATCTCGCTTCCTGTACCTTGGCATGATTCTGCTCTCCAGAAAGCACTAGAGGGTTATGAGTATCAAACCAAAGGCAACCAAGGGACGATTTTAATCATTAACCCGGACCGGTTGGTTGAACAAGCGGCCCCTTATTATAAGCAATTACGAGGAAGTCTATCATTAAGTTGGAACAAAGGGCAAGGGGCTGGACAGCTCTTCATTGCCGGGAAAACGATTCAGCTTTCACTAGAAGAAATGCTTCAATTTTTCTTCAACCCGGAATATAAGAAAGGCGCGGTTAATGGACAGGCCTTACCCTTCCCTTATACCGCAGGATTAAACTATATTTAG
- a CDS encoding SDR family oxidoreductase, translated as MYPEYPYFKKTTQSKEKILSFPPQHQVRQPGIESIMYPQPIIENPAYKGSGKLKGKTAIITGGDSGIGAATAIAFAKEGADLVIPYYSDYEKQDADRTQKRIEELGQKAIMIPGDLRDPDHCQSVVETALDTFGQLNILVNNNGVQFPQESLLDISIEQWDATFKTNIYVFFYMSKASLPHLKEGDAIVNTASVVAYEGNKKLIDYTATKGAIVGFTRALSQNLASQNIRVNAVAPGPIWTPLIPSSFSAEDVETFGLDTPMKRAGQPFELAPAYVYLASDDSRYVTGQVIHVNGGTMVSS; from the coding sequence ATGTATCCTGAATATCCTTATTTTAAGAAAACCACTCAGAGTAAAGAGAAGATCTTATCTTTTCCCCCTCAACATCAGGTTAGGCAGCCTGGGATTGAATCCATTATGTACCCCCAGCCTATTATTGAAAACCCCGCATACAAAGGAAGCGGTAAACTCAAAGGAAAGACAGCTATTATTACTGGAGGAGACAGCGGGATCGGTGCGGCGACAGCCATCGCCTTTGCCAAAGAGGGAGCGGACCTTGTTATTCCTTATTACAGTGATTATGAAAAACAGGATGCGGATCGAACGCAAAAACGTATTGAAGAGCTCGGTCAAAAAGCCATCATGATTCCGGGAGATTTACGTGACCCGGACCATTGCCAATCTGTCGTTGAAACAGCACTCGATACTTTTGGTCAGTTAAATATACTTGTAAATAATAACGGCGTTCAGTTCCCGCAGGAGAGCCTCCTAGATATCTCCATTGAGCAGTGGGATGCCACATTTAAAACCAATATCTACGTCTTTTTTTATATGTCAAAAGCCTCCTTACCTCATTTAAAAGAAGGGGATGCGATTGTGAACACGGCTTCTGTCGTGGCCTACGAGGGGAATAAAAAACTAATTGATTATACCGCAACCAAAGGAGCCATAGTCGGCTTTACACGTGCCCTCTCTCAAAATCTTGCCTCACAGAATATTCGTGTCAATGCGGTTGCACCTGGTCCGATTTGGACACCTCTTATTCCTTCAAGCTTCTCAGCGGAAGACGTGGAAACCTTTGGCCTAGACACCCCTATGAAACGTGCTGGCCAACCTTTTGAACTCGCACCCGCTTATGTCTATTTGGCGTCAGATGATTCCAGATATGTAACTGGACAGGTCATTCACGTCAATGGCGGAACAATGGTCAGTTCCTGA
- a CDS encoding putative sulfate exporter family transporter produces the protein MINKEKTKAVPSSVWRYWIAGVGFTFVIALLGFGLAKLPGIKSVGPLACAIIIAVLYRQFWGYPEKLRAGIQFASKRLLRLAIILFGLKLNMDVVLHQGLGLLVRGAGTIVFAIIVMLLLAKWFKADFDLSLLLGIGTGVCGAAAIAAVSPIVKAKEEDTAIGAGIIALVGTIFSILYTILRTHVSLSASNYGIWSGVSLHEIAQVALAGAPAGPNALAIALLAKLGRVFLLIPVSLILMVWMKRKGKLENEPVKLEYPWFLAGFIIMSLLGTYGFGKVIPVPGSFLNTLSSFTTFILTMAMIGLGLNVSLATLRTKALRPLIAMVITSLLLSLVTYFTLAI, from the coding sequence ATGATCAATAAGGAAAAAACAAAAGCGGTTCCTTCTTCTGTGTGGAGATATTGGATAGCTGGAGTTGGTTTTACCTTCGTCATTGCATTATTAGGGTTCGGTCTTGCTAAACTCCCTGGAATTAAATCGGTTGGCCCTTTGGCCTGTGCCATTATAATCGCCGTTCTTTATCGACAGTTTTGGGGCTACCCTGAAAAGCTGAGGGCGGGGATTCAATTTGCTTCAAAACGATTGCTTCGTTTGGCCATCATCCTATTTGGCCTCAAACTAAATATGGATGTGGTGCTGCATCAGGGGCTCGGTCTTCTTGTAAGAGGGGCTGGCACCATTGTATTTGCCATAATTGTGATGCTCCTTCTCGCTAAGTGGTTTAAAGCAGATTTTGATTTGTCCCTCTTGCTAGGGATCGGAACAGGAGTTTGTGGGGCAGCTGCCATTGCCGCTGTTTCACCAATTGTAAAGGCAAAGGAAGAGGACACTGCAATTGGTGCGGGGATTATTGCGCTCGTCGGAACGATTTTTTCTATTTTGTATACGATTCTAAGAACCCATGTCTCGTTATCAGCTTCTAATTACGGGATTTGGTCAGGTGTAAGCTTACATGAGATTGCCCAAGTGGCCTTAGCCGGGGCACCAGCGGGTCCTAATGCTTTAGCCATTGCCCTGCTCGCGAAGCTGGGGCGTGTGTTCCTGCTTATCCCTGTCAGCCTTATCCTAATGGTTTGGATGAAGCGAAAGGGAAAACTAGAAAATGAGCCGGTGAAGCTTGAATACCCTTGGTTTCTAGCAGGATTTATTATTATGAGTCTATTGGGGACATATGGGTTTGGCAAAGTGATTCCTGTGCCCGGGTCATTCTTAAACACGCTATCTAGTTTTACAACCTTTATTCTTACAATGGCCATGATTGGTTTAGGATTGAATGTGAGTTTGGCTACTCTGAGGACGAAGGCATTGCGCCCGCTCATTGCTATGGTCATTACATCTCTTTTACTCTCTCTTGTCACATATTTTACGCTTGCAATTTGA
- a CDS encoding sugar phosphate isomerase/epimerase family protein: MTFAFMTANFVARELNYTDSLDWGKCHQATVEAFHGPQFSAKFEELILEIKGMGFDAIELWVAHLDPFKATPEMIEQANAILKKYEMSVISYTAGFGEPGITHEDAVQIFETAKAIGAPVFAQGFHPDNGPLVSELAEAYTIKVGLENHPEKTPQEVIDKVGPFSPWVGSAIDTGWFATQGYDPVQAVYDLKDYIVHVHLKDVKAPGAHDTCALGDGIVDIKGVMAALKEIGFTGPMTVEHEPHTYDPTEEVKVSLERVKAWQAELEK, translated from the coding sequence ATGACGTTTGCGTTTATGACAGCCAATTTTGTGGCACGAGAATTGAATTATACCGATAGCTTGGATTGGGGAAAATGTCATCAGGCAACAGTTGAAGCGTTCCACGGCCCTCAATTTTCGGCTAAGTTTGAGGAGTTAATCTTAGAAATCAAAGGGATGGGGTTTGATGCTATTGAGTTATGGGTGGCCCATCTTGATCCGTTTAAAGCAACGCCAGAAATGATTGAGCAGGCCAATGCCATTTTGAAGAAGTATGAGATGAGTGTGATCTCTTATACAGCGGGTTTTGGGGAGCCAGGGATCACACACGAGGATGCTGTCCAAATTTTTGAAACGGCAAAAGCAATTGGAGCCCCTGTCTTTGCACAAGGTTTTCACCCTGATAACGGTCCTTTGGTAAGTGAATTAGCAGAAGCTTACACGATTAAAGTGGGTTTGGAAAATCATCCTGAAAAAACGCCTCAAGAGGTCATTGATAAGGTTGGTCCTTTTTCTCCTTGGGTGGGGTCAGCCATCGATACAGGCTGGTTTGCTACACAAGGCTATGATCCTGTTCAAGCCGTTTATGATTTAAAGGATTATATCGTCCATGTTCACTTAAAGGATGTAAAAGCGCCAGGAGCTCATGATACTTGTGCGCTTGGAGACGGCATCGTGGATATCAAAGGTGTGATGGCTGCACTTAAGGAGATTGGGTTTACGGGGCCAATGACCGTGGAGCATGAACCCCATACTTATGATCCAACAGAAGAAGTCAAAGTGAGCCTTGAACGCGTAAAGGCTTGGCAGGCTGAATTAGAGAAGTAA
- a CDS encoding cytochrome c biogenesis protein CcdA — MAAHVTLLLAFGAGLLSFISPCTFPVYPGFLSYVTGVSVEELRDQKGMRQRRALLHALLFLLGFSIIFVALGASTSFIGQLFSLYGDFLRRIGGILIVVFGLVVVGVFKPEFLMQEKKITFKNRPAGYFGSILIGMGFAAGWTPCSGPILVSVMAMGIANPGLGLFYMAAYVLGFAVPFVVLAFFIGRLKWIRTYSSVLTKAGGIIMIVMGVLLFFDWMPKLSSYIVSLFGGFTGF, encoded by the coding sequence GTGGCTGCACATGTGACGTTACTGCTCGCTTTTGGTGCGGGCTTGCTTTCCTTCATTTCACCTTGTACTTTTCCGGTTTATCCCGGTTTTTTGTCTTACGTCACAGGGGTATCGGTAGAGGAATTACGAGATCAAAAAGGCATGAGGCAGCGCCGTGCCCTTCTACACGCCTTATTATTTCTGCTCGGATTTTCAATCATTTTCGTTGCGCTAGGCGCGTCGACCAGTTTCATTGGTCAATTGTTCAGTTTGTATGGGGATTTCTTGAGACGTATCGGTGGAATTCTGATCGTTGTATTTGGGCTTGTAGTCGTTGGTGTATTTAAGCCTGAATTTCTCATGCAGGAGAAGAAGATCACCTTTAAAAACCGTCCTGCTGGTTACTTCGGATCCATCTTAATTGGAATGGGCTTTGCGGCAGGCTGGACCCCTTGCTCGGGACCGATCCTTGTGTCTGTAATGGCAATGGGCATCGCTAACCCTGGGCTTGGACTATTTTATATGGCAGCTTACGTCCTGGGTTTTGCTGTTCCGTTTGTTGTTCTTGCCTTTTTCATTGGCCGATTGAAGTGGATTCGGACCTATAGCTCGGTATTGACCAAAGCTGGCGGGATTATCATGATTGTGATGGGGGTACTCCTCTTCTTTGATTGGATGCCAAAGCTGAGTTCCTATATTGTAAGCCTGTTCGGTGGCTTTACTGGATTTTGA
- a CDS encoding phosphatase PAP2 family protein, with translation MRSPQLNRHFISLIIFSLLFLALSLLYEQPFLSQINLTLQRLIYNYSNGAYLDFFTRMTRLGSAPLYIMVSLILMLGLSLMKNYKGLIFVPINLIGSALLNVLLKHLLLKPRPEVEHLVYAGSYSFPSGHSMNAMVFYGFLAFLLMEFLGPIWAKWLTLLIAALFILLIGMSRVYLGVHYPLDIIGGYSAGLAWLSLIIFIYKQIES, from the coding sequence ATGCGCAGCCCTCAACTCAACCGTCATTTTATATCACTTATTATCTTTAGTCTTTTATTTTTGGCCTTATCTCTATTATACGAACAGCCTTTTTTATCTCAAATCAATTTAACACTCCAACGATTGATCTATAACTATTCAAATGGCGCTTATTTGGACTTCTTTACAAGAATGACCCGTCTAGGATCGGCTCCCTTATACATTATGGTGAGTCTCATTCTCATGCTTGGTCTAAGTCTCATGAAAAATTACAAAGGGCTTATTTTTGTACCGATTAATCTCATTGGCTCTGCCTTGTTGAATGTTTTATTAAAGCATTTACTACTAAAGCCTCGACCTGAAGTCGAGCATCTCGTGTATGCCGGGTCCTATAGCTTTCCAAGCGGTCACTCCATGAATGCGATGGTTTTCTACGGCTTTCTTGCTTTCTTGCTTATGGAATTTTTGGGGCCTATTTGGGCAAAATGGCTAACCTTATTAATTGCTGCCTTGTTCATTCTCTTAATTGGGATGAGCCGTGTTTATTTAGGGGTCCATTATCCTCTCGATATTATTGGAGGCTATTCAGCGGGGCTTGCTTGGCTATCTTTAATCATTTTTATCTATAAACAAATTGAATCCTAG
- a CDS encoding Gfo/Idh/MocA family oxidoreductase has translation MSEGKVRLGVIGAGNIGNVHMSVFSQLKDEAVLAAVTDDFRPLAEKAAKEYAIDTIHESAEQLIQDDKVDAVIIGVPNAFHAPLAIQALKAGKHVLLEKPMGINGEAAKEIVRVQRESGNVLMVGHQMRWQWQMLEMKRQMDLGAIGDVYNAKTGWWRRKGIPGWGTWFTQKEISGGGPLIDIGVHMLDLALSLMGDPKPVSVYGSTYAAFGPKKKGIGTWGKPNWNGHFDVEDLATALIKMDNGATLSLEVSWAVNMASDNQPFVHLMGSEGGASLVGDRCTLVTEKFDRAIDIDLVKPEGQIEDRLLLSKHFLECIREGKEPITSAMTGLKNNLVLDAICESSKTGHEVTIDWEI, from the coding sequence ATGTCAGAGGGTAAGGTTCGTTTAGGTGTTATTGGAGCGGGAAATATTGGCAACGTTCATATGAGTGTGTTTAGTCAGCTGAAGGATGAAGCGGTGCTCGCCGCAGTAACCGATGACTTCCGTCCGCTTGCAGAAAAAGCAGCTAAAGAGTACGCGATTGATACCATTCATGAATCAGCTGAGCAACTCATTCAGGATGACAAAGTGGATGCGGTCATTATTGGCGTACCCAACGCTTTTCATGCTCCTCTTGCTATTCAAGCCTTAAAAGCAGGCAAGCATGTCCTTTTAGAAAAGCCAATGGGGATTAATGGAGAAGCGGCTAAAGAAATTGTTAGGGTTCAGAGGGAATCAGGAAACGTGTTAATGGTCGGACATCAAATGCGCTGGCAATGGCAGATGCTTGAAATGAAACGACAAATGGACCTTGGGGCAATCGGGGATGTCTACAATGCCAAAACCGGCTGGTGGCGCCGCAAAGGGATTCCAGGTTGGGGAACTTGGTTTACACAGAAAGAAATATCAGGCGGAGGCCCCCTCATTGATATCGGTGTGCACATGTTGGATCTCGCTTTGTCCCTCATGGGTGACCCGAAGCCTGTCTCAGTCTATGGCTCAACCTATGCCGCATTTGGTCCTAAGAAAAAAGGAATCGGAACATGGGGGAAGCCTAATTGGAACGGTCACTTTGATGTGGAGGATTTAGCAACCGCCTTAATTAAAATGGATAATGGGGCCACTCTATCCTTAGAGGTCAGCTGGGCTGTCAATATGGCAAGCGATAATCAACCATTTGTTCATTTGATGGGGTCTGAAGGCGGTGCTTCTTTAGTGGGTGATCGGTGTACACTAGTCACTGAAAAATTTGACCGTGCGATTGATATTGATCTTGTAAAACCAGAAGGACAAATTGAGGACCGCCTGCTGCTGAGCAAGCACTTCTTAGAATGTATAAGAGAAGGAAAAGAACCTATTACCTCTGCTATGACAGGTCTTAAAAATAATCTTGTACTAGATGCGATCTGTGAGTCTTCTAAAACTGGTCATGAAGTAACCATTGATTGGGAGATTTAA
- a CDS encoding AraC family transcriptional regulator has product MTVLPLYLSDYPNMNSHFPFHLSIHTIKTLFPSHRHDFLEFSLVIKGHGTEIVNGKPHPMKPGTFTFISPYQIHEIHSDTHSPLELYNCNFDLSLFEMSLGETDLNRFLMGETNAYPVPAYLQLDEETYQQFEALLREMLKEYNGNETGRELLIRAKLIEVMIQFIRLRKNRHHLPPEAASSYPKGVVWQVVHYIHNHYQDPLSLTHLAKLFNVSAPYLSEQFKQQMGESFVTFLHEVRLRHACSLLISTDSPVTAIAHEVGYNSFKTFSRAFRSFKGTTPSDYRAK; this is encoded by the coding sequence ATGACGGTTCTTCCATTGTATTTATCAGACTATCCCAATATGAACAGCCATTTCCCCTTCCATCTTTCCATTCATACAATCAAGACCTTATTTCCTTCTCACCGGCATGATTTTCTTGAGTTTTCACTTGTCATTAAGGGACACGGAACTGAAATAGTGAACGGCAAGCCGCATCCAATGAAGCCTGGAACCTTCACCTTCATTTCACCCTATCAGATCCATGAAATTCATTCCGATACACACTCACCGTTAGAACTTTATAATTGTAATTTTGACCTTAGTCTTTTTGAAATGAGTTTGGGTGAGACCGACCTGAACCGTTTTCTTATGGGGGAAACGAATGCCTATCCAGTTCCTGCTTATCTTCAATTAGATGAAGAGACCTATCAGCAGTTTGAGGCTCTTTTGCGAGAAATGCTTAAGGAGTATAACGGGAATGAAACGGGGCGAGAGCTGTTAATTCGAGCCAAGCTTATCGAAGTTATGATCCAATTTATTCGTTTAAGAAAAAATAGGCATCACCTTCCGCCTGAAGCTGCCTCTTCTTATCCAAAAGGAGTGGTTTGGCAGGTTGTTCACTATATACATAACCATTATCAAGACCCCCTTTCCCTCACTCATTTAGCCAAACTTTTTAATGTCAGTGCACCTTATTTAAGTGAACAATTCAAGCAGCAGATGGGAGAAAGCTTCGTCACATTTCTGCATGAAGTGCGCTTGCGCCATGCCTGCAGTCTACTGATCTCGACCGACTCTCCTGTCACAGCCATTGCCCACGAAGTCGGTTACAATTCCTTTAAGACCTTCTCCCGTGCCTTCCGCAGCTTTAAAGGGACCACCCCATCCGATTATCGAGCCAAATAG
- a CDS encoding cation:proton antiporter family protein yields MLVMITSFLIPIFLQRFRLHIVPVVVAEIVAGIILGKSGFNFIHLNNWLDIISSLGFIFLMFLSGLEIDFRLLFQKQKKAANKAKEPNSLFVALSIFIGVLIISYLLSLMFKQIHLTKSAMFLTLVISTISLGIVVPALRDANISKLKIGQTILLTAVVGDLATMVLLTVFASVFSKGNQNTWLILILFGAGVIFYFLLQGMKKLPYVDKLAKGNVQIDTRAIFTLIIALVAISETVGAESILGAFLAGALVSLLSPNPEMVRKLDSFGYGFFIPTFFVMVGAKMELQDTLTNPKTLLLIPLLLVAMYVAKVIPTLILKKWYTWDRVIGSGLLLSSKLTLVIAATSIGTKLGIISATQSSALILVGVLTSIVSPILFKAIFPKQQEDLLTVSILGANEITLPVAIELVKQDYKVVVYGNQEANDRFDHLEESSHLTKLVLNEFSIQELDENKAFDNKIVVIATPNEKLNVDIASYAKNKGMEHVIVRAENPILHDQLIKNEGYGVFSTLYSSKVLLKAMIMNPSLMRLITDQDGHIKEIKMRNWDYSGVTLRSLPFLGNALVLQIIRNDEVIIPHGNTKLLYGDRILINGDEEQLEVFAKEFK; encoded by the coding sequence ATGCTTGTCATGATCACCTCTTTTTTAATTCCTATCTTCCTTCAGAGATTTCGATTACATATCGTACCTGTTGTGGTTGCAGAAATAGTGGCAGGGATCATCCTCGGAAAAAGCGGCTTTAATTTTATTCATCTTAATAATTGGCTTGATATCATCTCATCATTGGGATTTATCTTTTTAATGTTTTTAAGCGGTCTTGAAATCGACTTTCGTTTGCTGTTCCAAAAGCAGAAAAAGGCTGCAAATAAAGCAAAGGAACCGAATTCTCTGTTCGTCGCTTTATCGATCTTCATCGGTGTCCTCATCATTTCCTATCTCCTGTCACTGATGTTTAAGCAAATCCACTTGACCAAAAGTGCCATGTTTTTAACACTCGTCATTTCCACCATTTCACTGGGTATTGTCGTACCTGCATTAAGAGATGCCAACATCTCTAAATTAAAAATTGGTCAAACCATTCTCTTAACTGCAGTTGTCGGGGATTTGGCGACAATGGTCCTTTTGACGGTATTTGCTTCTGTTTTTTCTAAAGGCAATCAAAACACATGGCTAATTTTGATTTTGTTCGGAGCCGGCGTAATTTTTTATTTTCTGCTGCAGGGGATGAAGAAACTCCCTTATGTTGACAAGTTGGCTAAGGGGAACGTGCAAATTGATACAAGAGCCATTTTCACTCTTATAATTGCATTAGTAGCCATTTCGGAAACAGTTGGTGCAGAGAGTATACTTGGGGCCTTTTTAGCAGGGGCATTGGTCTCCTTGCTGTCGCCGAATCCTGAGATGGTCCGAAAGCTCGATTCATTTGGCTACGGCTTTTTTATTCCCACCTTTTTTGTCATGGTTGGAGCCAAGATGGAACTGCAGGATACCTTGACCAATCCGAAAACCTTGCTCTTAATTCCGTTATTGCTTGTGGCTATGTATGTGGCCAAAGTCATTCCAACCCTTATTTTGAAAAAGTGGTATACATGGGACCGAGTCATTGGCTCTGGCTTGTTATTGTCGTCCAAGCTGACATTAGTCATTGCCGCCACCAGTATTGGAACTAAGTTAGGGATTATTTCAGCGACTCAATCTTCTGCCTTGATTTTAGTCGGGGTATTGACATCGATTGTCTCACCGATCTTGTTTAAGGCTATCTTTCCAAAGCAGCAGGAAGATCTATTAACGGTATCGATTCTTGGAGCGAATGAGATTACGTTGCCGGTTGCTATCGAGCTTGTTAAGCAGGATTATAAAGTCGTGGTATATGGGAATCAAGAGGCAAATGACCGGTTTGATCATCTGGAAGAGTCCAGCCATCTTACAAAACTTGTCTTAAATGAATTCTCCATTCAAGAATTAGATGAGAATAAGGCATTTGACAACAAGATTGTGGTCATTGCGACTCCCAATGAGAAGCTGAATGTAGACATCGCTTCCTATGCTAAGAACAAAGGAATGGAGCATGTTATTGTCAGGGCCGAAAATCCGATTCTTCATGATCAGTTGATTAAGAATGAAGGCTATGGTGTTTTTTCAACGCTGTATTCTTCTAAGGTATTGCTCAAAGCTATGATTATGAATCCTAGTCTGATGCGGTTGATAACCGATCAAGACGGACATATTAAAGAAATTAAAATGCGAAATTGGGATTACAGCGGCGTGACCCTTCGAAGCTTACCGTTTCTTGGCAATGCGTTAGTGCTGCAAATCATCCGCAACGATGAAGTCATCATACCGCACGGGAATACAAAATTGCTTTATGGAGACAGAATCTTAATTAATGGTGATGAAGAACAATTAGAAGTCTTTGCAAAAGAATTTAAGTAA
- a CDS encoding CBO0543 family protein yields MPYTFILMSALVLYTIVYFVPKRLSYSEMYTTSIFAILFNTLVDVYLDLRLDLYGYFKKGPDYETLLVLVGIFPPFNIIYLNRFPYGEKLVIKIRYILIWAMIAVFYEYLAFKSGLLYYRKWSLLYSAMCYPFSLTITVLNYMLIKRLSK; encoded by the coding sequence ATGCCCTACACCTTTATTCTAATGTCTGCACTTGTTTTGTATACAATCGTTTATTTTGTACCGAAACGACTCTCTTATTCAGAAATGTACACAACCTCAATTTTTGCCATTTTATTTAATACTTTAGTTGATGTCTATCTTGATCTCCGGCTTGATTTATATGGTTATTTTAAAAAAGGGCCAGATTATGAGACGCTGTTGGTATTGGTTGGCATTTTTCCGCCATTCAATATAATTTACCTGAATCGATTTCCATATGGAGAAAAATTAGTAATTAAAATTCGCTATATATTAATTTGGGCAATGATAGCCGTTTTTTATGAATATTTGGCTTTTAAAAGCGGACTTTTATATTATAGAAAATGGTCACTTCTTTACTCTGCGATGTGTTATCCTTTTAGTCTTACTATTACTGTTTTAAATTATATGCTCATAAAACGGCTTTCCAAATAA